A single region of the Hyphomicrobiales bacterium genome encodes:
- a CDS encoding putative Glyoxalase-like_dom domain-containing protein (Evidence 3 : Putative function from multiple computational evidences), with product MTIDPVSSDAVWLDHVAHMVPDLEAACAALEAMGFFLSPLSIQSAPPAPGERPVPTGTANRCVMLGRGYIEVLGKVAETPSAANLTANVQRYVGVHLVAFGAADINARAALLDAAGFSLVNIAQPQRAVGTDNGEATARFQIAVPPRGAMKEAGMFFVRHMTRDLVWQPRWVRDANAVEGLSEVLLHVADLAEARERYERFLGCAPAFAARGCVAFRIGEDWVSLLSDEGVEEGLGPGRPSAPSTVGYVLHSRDVEATRAAFARGGFKTLTRGDFLQVQGGPVLGADIFVGQRDAVPSWRTA from the coding sequence GTGACGATTGATCCTGTGTCTTCCGACGCCGTGTGGCTGGACCATGTCGCTCATATGGTCCCCGATCTCGAGGCGGCCTGCGCGGCGCTGGAAGCCATGGGTTTTTTCCTTTCGCCGCTCAGCATCCAGTCCGCTCCGCCCGCACCCGGTGAGAGGCCCGTGCCAACGGGAACGGCGAACCGCTGCGTGATGCTTGGGCGCGGCTATATCGAGGTGCTCGGCAAGGTTGCCGAAACGCCGAGCGCAGCCAACCTGACAGCGAATGTGCAACGCTATGTCGGCGTGCATCTGGTCGCTTTCGGGGCGGCCGACATCAATGCGCGAGCCGCCCTGCTCGACGCCGCTGGCTTTTCCCTAGTCAACATCGCGCAACCCCAGCGCGCGGTGGGTACGGACAACGGAGAGGCAACCGCACGCTTCCAGATCGCTGTGCCGCCACGCGGCGCCATGAAGGAAGCCGGCATGTTCTTCGTGCGGCACATGACACGCGATCTGGTTTGGCAGCCGCGTTGGGTGCGTGACGCTAATGCCGTCGAGGGGCTTTCCGAGGTTCTCCTGCATGTCGCGGATCTTGCAGAGGCGCGGGAGCGCTACGAGCGTTTTCTGGGATGCGCGCCGGCTTTTGCAGCGCGTGGGTGCGTCGCGTTCCGCATCGGCGAAGACTGGGTTAGCCTGCTGTCGGACGAGGGCGTCGAGGAGGGGCTCGGCCCAGGCCGCCCGTCGGCGCCGTCCACCGTCGGGTATGTCCTCCATTCGCGTGACGTCGAAGCAACCCGGGCGGCTTTCGCGCGGGGTGGGTTCAAGACCCTGACGCGCGGCGACTTTCTGCAAGTTCAGGGCGGACCTGTGCTCGGTGCCGACATCTTCGTCGGCCAACGGGACGCGGTGCCGAGCTGGAGGACCGCCTGA
- a CDS encoding putative FAD-dependent oxidoreductase (Evidence 3 : Putative function from multiple computational evidences) translates to MSRALTRPGSDRRRITVVGAGIFGMSLAWALSRAGHIVTLVDKGPIPNPDNSSFDEHRLIRFAYGPELGYMRLVRPAFKAWDQLWSDLGTSHYCETGALGISTAAEGWVSTSVRMAAEEGIACETLNSLQLAKRFPYIDTKGIVTAMYQQEAGLLFADRIAVDMARDLRRRGVVLIENCAVDGVDPISGRADLRDGRTLEADLIVLAAGVWLNGILPAYGNQLISCRRTVALFDLPADLSQIWSQAPMVMDLQHVGSYFVVPSARGTHLKIGTGGPVAHSDPDSPRELDASEITALIETAGRRLVGAERFTLAGARACYQMYAPDNVLLAEPLGDRAWTFSCCSGHGYKFAPHFALVFAAMLSGSLTAGAFTRMVAGDPEWNGVSGDD, encoded by the coding sequence CATCGTGACGCTCGTGGACAAGGGGCCTATCCCCAATCCCGACAATTCATCCTTCGACGAGCACCGACTGATCCGCTTCGCCTATGGGCCGGAGCTGGGGTACATGCGGCTCGTGCGCCCCGCTTTTAAGGCTTGGGATCAGCTCTGGAGCGATCTCGGCACCTCGCACTACTGCGAGACCGGGGCACTCGGCATCTCGACAGCCGCGGAGGGGTGGGTGTCCACCAGCGTTCGCATGGCCGCGGAGGAGGGGATCGCCTGCGAGACGCTCAACTCCCTCCAACTGGCGAAGCGTTTTCCCTATATCGATACCAAGGGTATCGTGACAGCGATGTACCAGCAGGAGGCCGGACTCCTGTTCGCCGATCGTATCGCTGTCGATATGGCGCGGGATCTCCGGCGGCGCGGTGTGGTGTTGATCGAGAACTGTGCGGTCGATGGCGTGGATCCGATCAGCGGCCGCGCCGACCTGCGCGACGGCCGGACCTTGGAGGCCGACCTGATTGTTCTCGCCGCGGGCGTCTGGCTGAACGGTATACTTCCAGCTTATGGCAATCAGCTCATTTCATGTCGTCGCACGGTCGCCCTTTTCGACCTGCCGGCCGATCTGTCGCAGATCTGGTCGCAGGCACCGATGGTCATGGACCTGCAACATGTCGGCAGCTATTTCGTCGTACCGTCGGCGCGTGGCACTCACCTGAAGATCGGCACCGGTGGTCCGGTGGCGCATTCCGACCCGGACTCGCCCCGAGAACTCGATGCGAGCGAGATCACGGCGCTGATCGAGACCGCCGGACGGCGGCTTGTCGGCGCGGAGCGCTTCACCCTGGCGGGCGCACGCGCGTGCTATCAGATGTATGCGCCGGATAATGTTCTGCTTGCCGAACCGCTCGGAGACAGGGCTTGGACCTTCAGCTGCTGCTCGGGACACGGCTACAAGTTTGCCCCCCATTTTGCGCTGGTCTTCGCGGCGATGCTCTCCGGCTCGCTGACGGCAGGAGCGTTTACCCGCATGGTTGCGGGCGATCCAGAATGGAATGGAGTATCCGGTGACGATTGA